From Pan paniscus chromosome 6, NHGRI_mPanPan1-v2.0_pri, whole genome shotgun sequence, one genomic window encodes:
- the GGCT gene encoding gamma-glutamylcyclotransferase isoform X3: MANSGCKDVTGPDEESFLYFAYGSNLLTERIHLRNPSAAFFCVARLQDFKLDFGNSQGKTSQTWHGGIATIFQSPGDEVWGVVWKMNKSNLNSLDELFAWVQKKMVCRWSIKRS, from the exons ATGGCCAACTCGGGCTGCAAGGACGTCACGGGTCCAGATGAGGAGAGTTTTCTGTACTTTGCCTACGGCAGCAACCTGCTGACAGAGAGGATCCACCTCCGAAACCCCTCGGCGGCGTTCTTCTGTGTGGCCCGCCTGCAG GATTTTAAGCTTGACTTTGGCAATTCCCAAGGCAAAACAAGTCAAACTTGGCATGGAGGGATAGCCACCATTTTTCAGAGTCCTGGCGATGAAGTGTGGGGAGTAGTATGGAAAATGAACAAAAGCAATTTAAATTCTCTGGATGA ATTATTTGCATGGGTGCAAAAGAAAATGGTTTGCCGCTGGAGTATCAAGAGAAGTTAA
- the GGCT gene encoding gamma-glutamylcyclotransferase isoform X4 encodes MANSGCKDVTGPDEESFLYFAYGSNLLTERIHLRNPSAAFFCVARLQIICMGAKENGLPLEYQEKLKAIEPNDYTGKVSEEIEDIIKKGETQTL; translated from the exons ATGGCCAACTCGGGCTGCAAGGACGTCACGGGTCCAGATGAGGAGAGTTTTCTGTACTTTGCCTACGGCAGCAACCTGCTGACAGAGAGGATCCACCTCCGAAACCCCTCGGCGGCGTTCTTCTGTGTGGCCCGCCTGCAG ATTATTTGCATGGGTGCAAAAGAAAATGGTTTGCCGCTGGAGTATCAAGAGAAGTTAAAAGCAATAGAACCAAATGACTATACAGGAAAGGTCTCAGAAGAAATTGAAGACATCATCAAAAAGGGGGAAACACAAACTCTTTAG
- the GGCT gene encoding gamma-glutamylcyclotransferase isoform X5, with the protein MANSGCKDVTGPDEESFLYFAYGSNLLTERIHLRNPSAAFFCVARLQDFKLDFGNSQGKTSQTWHGGIATIFQSPGDEVWGVVWKMNKSNLNSLDEWRKKRHTAFQNQGNHPCKHKTRMWDRDPKIPVQNLSLALCWQAQSGHGTCNRLFAWVQKKMVCRWSIKRS; encoded by the exons ATGGCCAACTCGGGCTGCAAGGACGTCACGGGTCCAGATGAGGAGAGTTTTCTGTACTTTGCCTACGGCAGCAACCTGCTGACAGAGAGGATCCACCTCCGAAACCCCTCGGCGGCGTTCTTCTGTGTGGCCCGCCTGCAG GATTTTAAGCTTGACTTTGGCAATTCCCAAGGCAAAACAAGTCAAACTTGGCATGGAGGGATAGCCACCATTTTTCAGAGTCCTGGCGATGAAGTGTGGGGAGTAGTATGGAAAATGAACAAAAGCAATTTAAATTCTCTGGATGA GTGGAGAAAGAAACGTCACACTGCCTTTCAGAATCAGGGAAATCACCCTTGcaagcacaagacaagaatgtggGATAGAGACCCCAAAATTCCTGTTCAGAACCTAAGCTTAGCTCTCTGTTGGCAGGCCCAATCAGGTCATGGCACCTGTAATAG ATTATTTGCATGGGTGCAAAAGAAAATGGTTTGCCGCTGGAGTATCAAGAGAAGTTAA
- the GGCT gene encoding gamma-glutamylcyclotransferase isoform X2 has product MANSGCKDVTGPDEESFLYFAYGSNLLTERIHLRNPSAAFFCVARLQDFKLDFGNSQGKTSQTWHGGIATIFQSPGDEVWGVVWKMNKSNLNSLDEQEGVKSGMYVVIEVKVATQEGKEITCRSYLMTNYESAPPSPQYKKVEKETSHCLSESGKSPLQAQDKNVG; this is encoded by the exons ATGGCCAACTCGGGCTGCAAGGACGTCACGGGTCCAGATGAGGAGAGTTTTCTGTACTTTGCCTACGGCAGCAACCTGCTGACAGAGAGGATCCACCTCCGAAACCCCTCGGCGGCGTTCTTCTGTGTGGCCCGCCTGCAG GATTTTAAGCTTGACTTTGGCAATTCCCAAGGCAAAACAAGTCAAACTTGGCATGGAGGGATAGCCACCATTTTTCAGAGTCCTGGCGATGAAGTGTGGGGAGTAGTATGGAAAATGAACAAAAGCAATTTAAATTCTCTGGATGA GCAAGAAGGGGTTAAAAGTGGAATGTATGTTGTAATAGAAGTTAAAGTTGCAActcaagaaggaaaagaaataacctGTCGAAGTTATCTGATGACAAATTACGAAAGTGCTCCCCCATCCCCACAGTATAAAAAG GTGGAGAAAGAAACGTCACACTGCCTTTCAGAATCAGGGAAATCACCCTTGcaagcacaagacaagaatgtggGATAG
- the GGCT gene encoding gamma-glutamylcyclotransferase isoform X1 yields the protein MANSGCKDVTGPDEESFLYFAYGSNLLTERIHLRNPSAAFFCVARLQDFKLDFGNSQGKTSQTWHGGIATIFQSPGDEVWGVVWKMNKSNLNSLDEQEGVKSGMYVVIEVKVATQEGKEITCRSYLMTNYESAPPSPQYKKIICMGAKENGLPLEYQEKLKAIEPNDYTGKVSEEIEDIIKKGETQTL from the exons ATGGCCAACTCGGGCTGCAAGGACGTCACGGGTCCAGATGAGGAGAGTTTTCTGTACTTTGCCTACGGCAGCAACCTGCTGACAGAGAGGATCCACCTCCGAAACCCCTCGGCGGCGTTCTTCTGTGTGGCCCGCCTGCAG GATTTTAAGCTTGACTTTGGCAATTCCCAAGGCAAAACAAGTCAAACTTGGCATGGAGGGATAGCCACCATTTTTCAGAGTCCTGGCGATGAAGTGTGGGGAGTAGTATGGAAAATGAACAAAAGCAATTTAAATTCTCTGGATGA GCAAGAAGGGGTTAAAAGTGGAATGTATGTTGTAATAGAAGTTAAAGTTGCAActcaagaaggaaaagaaataacctGTCGAAGTTATCTGATGACAAATTACGAAAGTGCTCCCCCATCCCCACAGTATAAAAAG ATTATTTGCATGGGTGCAAAAGAAAATGGTTTGCCGCTGGAGTATCAAGAGAAGTTAAAAGCAATAGAACCAAATGACTATACAGGAAAGGTCTCAGAAGAAATTGAAGACATCATCAAAAAGGGGGAAACACAAACTCTTTAG